A window of Lujinxingia sediminis contains these coding sequences:
- a CDS encoding GTP-binding protein, which produces MSFINYAQREIILKIVYYGPGLCGKTTNIKFIYSGTNPDARGKLVSLETKQERTLFFDFLPLSLPAIRGFKTRLHLYSVPGQLFYSASRKLIMKGADGVVFVADSQRARKEANIISMEDLKENLVAYGYDIDKIPFVIQYNKRDLPTAMPLEELRADLNPEGKYPDFEASAIAPNGPGVFETLKAVVKQILVELKKTK; this is translated from the coding sequence ATGTCGTTCATCAATTACGCCCAGCGGGAAATCATCCTCAAGATCGTTTACTACGGGCCGGGGCTCTGTGGTAAGACGACGAACATTAAGTTCATCTACTCGGGGACCAACCCGGACGCGCGCGGAAAGCTGGTAAGTCTGGAGACCAAGCAAGAACGCACGCTCTTCTTCGACTTCCTGCCCCTGAGCCTGCCGGCGATTCGCGGCTTCAAAACGCGTCTGCACCTCTACTCGGTGCCCGGTCAGCTCTTCTACAGCGCCAGCCGTAAGCTGATTATGAAAGGCGCCGACGGTGTGGTCTTCGTCGCTGACAGCCAGCGTGCTCGTAAAGAGGCCAACATCATCTCGATGGAGGATCTCAAAGAGAACCTGGTGGCCTACGGCTACGACATCGACAAGATCCCCTTTGTGATCCAGTACAACAAGCGCGACCTGCCCACGGCGATGCCGCTCGAAGAGCTGCGGGCTGACCTGAACCCTGAAGGCAAGTACCCCGACTTTGAGGCCAGCGCGATTGCGCCCAACGGACCCGGTGTCTTCGAGACGCTCAAAGCGGTGGTCAAGCAGATCCTGGTCGAGCTGAAGAAGACCAAATAA
- a CDS encoding MutS-related protein — MSEWKDRYKVEGEPGVTGRFGDATTLEVVGARDMLGRLRPLSEAGRARAVRVHIYRGDEAALWDAEVARLRTLDLWHQDHPEVQRPIDDALRELPALERPLRRLHLGEALRDAELFEVKRFLYHALAILEAAAGADGLPATGEPGCEVLRETMGAMHPESQPSARFHLSDQLDGELAGARKAHRRAGRELRKVRDVAEAQICERWGGRFDVRGRYRPEAGVNLDDQRLAYQGGAWQLVDEAVVEAEADLVRAGEAVDVCEQRLRIRLSDLLRHVLPLLEGTLDALARFDEGLARVRLREAIGGCWPERAERTALHLVQGRDPRQVERIGDEVQPIDVSLDAVVTVVLGPNMGGKSALLKLVGLSQFCAQAALPVPAERCTFGMMEALIYVGSEEGGAAEEEGLSSFGREVRRLVAHWEGAGPRLWLLDEPGRGTHPAEGARFARAVIEARERAGDRVVAATHFPEIAAADHVARLRIRGLQVSDEALRLALAAEDAPQERDVERLTSALRALMDYRPEPSLATDVPRDAWRVARALGLDLSDER, encoded by the coding sequence ATGAGCGAGTGGAAGGATCGATATAAGGTGGAGGGGGAGCCCGGCGTGACGGGGCGTTTTGGAGACGCGACGACGCTGGAGGTGGTGGGCGCGCGCGACATGCTCGGGAGATTGCGTCCCTTAAGTGAAGCGGGGCGTGCGCGTGCTGTGCGGGTGCACATCTATCGCGGCGATGAGGCCGCGCTCTGGGACGCGGAGGTCGCGCGCCTGCGCACGCTCGACCTCTGGCATCAGGATCATCCCGAGGTTCAACGCCCGATCGACGATGCGCTCCGTGAGCTTCCGGCGCTGGAGCGGCCGCTTCGTCGGCTGCACCTTGGCGAGGCGCTGCGTGATGCGGAGCTCTTTGAGGTGAAACGCTTCCTGTACCACGCGCTGGCGATCCTGGAGGCTGCCGCAGGCGCCGATGGTCTTCCTGCTACCGGTGAGCCGGGGTGTGAGGTGCTGCGCGAGACGATGGGGGCGATGCATCCTGAGAGCCAACCCAGCGCGCGTTTTCATTTGAGCGATCAGCTTGACGGGGAGCTTGCCGGTGCGCGAAAGGCGCATCGCCGCGCGGGGCGTGAACTTCGTAAGGTTCGAGACGTGGCCGAGGCTCAGATCTGTGAGCGGTGGGGCGGACGTTTTGATGTGCGGGGTCGCTACCGACCCGAGGCCGGTGTGAACCTCGACGATCAGCGCCTGGCCTACCAGGGAGGGGCCTGGCAGTTGGTCGATGAGGCGGTGGTGGAGGCCGAGGCGGATCTGGTCCGCGCTGGCGAGGCGGTCGATGTCTGTGAGCAGCGGCTGCGAATTCGCCTGAGCGATCTTTTGCGGCACGTGCTCCCGTTGCTTGAAGGAACGCTCGATGCCCTGGCGCGTTTTGATGAGGGGTTGGCACGGGTGCGTTTGCGCGAGGCGATCGGGGGCTGCTGGCCTGAGCGTGCGGAGAGGACGGCACTGCACCTGGTGCAGGGGCGAGATCCTCGCCAGGTCGAGCGGATCGGCGATGAGGTTCAACCCATCGATGTGTCGCTGGATGCCGTGGTGACGGTGGTACTCGGTCCGAATATGGGGGGGAAGTCTGCGCTCTTAAAGCTAGTGGGACTCTCTCAGTTCTGCGCGCAGGCGGCGTTGCCGGTGCCCGCCGAGCGTTGCACCTTCGGGATGATGGAGGCGCTGATCTATGTGGGCAGCGAGGAGGGAGGTGCGGCTGAGGAGGAGGGGTTGTCCTCCTTTGGGCGAGAGGTGCGACGACTCGTGGCGCATTGGGAGGGGGCCGGGCCTCGGCTCTGGCTGCTTGATGAGCCGGGCCGTGGCACCCATCCGGCCGAAGGCGCGCGCTTTGCCCGGGCGGTGATCGAGGCCCGGGAGCGCGCCGGCGATCGGGTGGTCGCCGCGACGCATTTCCCCGAGATTGCTGCCGCCGATCATGTCGCTCGTCTGCGTATTCGTGGCCTGCAGGTCAGCGATGAGGCGCTGCGTCTGGCACTCGCCGCGGAGGATGCGCCGCAGGAGCGCGATGTTGAGAGGCTGACCTCCGCGCTTCGTGCGCTGATGGATTATCGGCCCGAGCCCAGCCTCGCCACCGACGTGCCCCGCGACGCCTGGCGGGTGGCCCGGGCGCTGGGGCTGGATCTGAGCGACGAACGCTGA